One Halobacterium sp. DL1 DNA window includes the following coding sequences:
- a CDS encoding membrane protein: MNERDHVINAVLLGVGVGIILDPSMTYGTLVSVVVVTIPVVLGVLLPDVDTSFGTHRKTLHNFLTLGVVAAFPLFLDNLHWVWLGVYTHYTLDLIGNVRGLAFLYPYPKEYDVPFGVTVSSRWATPVTLGVTAFDLAVAAAVVHFPRFVPFVTTERLDLLARGIRFDLADLVPGVLVDLLPVVL, encoded by the coding sequence ATGAACGAGCGAGACCACGTCATCAACGCGGTGCTGCTCGGCGTCGGCGTCGGCATCATCCTCGACCCGAGCATGACCTACGGGACGCTCGTGTCGGTCGTCGTCGTCACGATTCCGGTCGTGCTCGGCGTGCTCCTGCCTGACGTGGACACCTCCTTCGGCACGCACCGCAAGACGCTGCACAACTTCCTGACGCTCGGCGTCGTCGCGGCGTTTCCGCTGTTCCTCGACAACCTCCACTGGGTGTGGCTCGGCGTCTACACGCACTACACCCTGGACCTGATCGGGAACGTCCGCGGTCTGGCGTTCCTCTACCCCTACCCGAAGGAGTACGACGTCCCCTTCGGCGTCACCGTGAGCAGCAGGTGGGCGACGCCCGTCACGCTCGGCGTCACCGCGTTCGACCTGGCCGTGGCGGCAGCGGTCGTTCACTTCCCGCGGTTCGTCCCCTTCGTCACCACCGAGCGCCTCGACCTGCTCGCCCGCGGCATCCGGTTCGACCTGGCCGACCTCGTCCCGGGAGTCCTGGTGGACCTGCTGCCGGTGGTCCTGTAG
- a CDS encoding aminopeptidase, translating into MADLRTAAETAVEQCLGLGAEESCVVVTDDKRQPIGEALYEVACEVSEDTAILRYPPGDQHGEEPPEPVAAAMKGADVFLAPTTKSLSHTRARGAACDAGARGATLPGITEDVFTTGLDADYETIRQHCEDVLAQVEGADEIRVTTPAGTDITFEPGDREWNDDTGIVHDAGDFSNLPAGEVFVSPEDANGTYVVDGTMRPHGLLDGEELRFEVEDGFVTHISDDDIRGQVETASEEVGRDAYNLAELGIGTNVAVTELVGSVLLDEKAAGTVHIAIGDDAGIGGDTDAPLHLDGILTNPTVYADGEPVELPRA; encoded by the coding sequence ATGGCAGACCTGCGAACGGCGGCCGAAACCGCGGTCGAACAGTGTCTCGGCCTCGGCGCCGAGGAGTCCTGCGTGGTAGTCACCGACGACAAGCGCCAGCCCATCGGCGAGGCGCTGTACGAGGTGGCCTGCGAGGTCAGCGAGGACACCGCCATCCTCCGCTACCCGCCGGGCGACCAGCACGGCGAGGAACCACCGGAACCGGTCGCGGCGGCGATGAAGGGCGCGGACGTCTTCCTCGCACCGACGACGAAGAGTCTGAGTCACACGCGCGCTCGCGGCGCGGCCTGCGACGCCGGCGCCCGTGGCGCGACCCTCCCGGGCATCACCGAGGACGTGTTCACGACGGGCCTCGACGCCGACTACGAGACCATCCGCCAGCACTGCGAGGACGTCCTCGCTCAGGTCGAGGGTGCCGACGAGATCCGCGTCACCACGCCCGCCGGCACGGATATCACGTTCGAACCCGGCGACCGCGAGTGGAACGACGACACCGGCATCGTCCACGACGCCGGCGACTTCTCGAACCTCCCCGCGGGCGAGGTGTTCGTCTCCCCCGAGGACGCCAACGGGACCTACGTCGTCGACGGCACGATGCGCCCCCATGGCCTCCTCGACGGCGAGGAACTTCGTTTCGAGGTCGAGGACGGCTTCGTCACGCACATCTCCGACGACGACATCCGCGGGCAGGTCGAGACGGCCAGCGAGGAAGTCGGCCGCGACGCCTACAACCTCGCGGAACTCGGCATCGGCACGAACGTCGCCGTCACGGAACTCGTCGGCAGCGTCCTGCTCGACGAGAAGGCCGCGGGCACCGTCCACATCGCCATCGGCGACGACGCCGGCATCGGCGGCGACACGGACGCGCCGCTCCACCTCGACGGCATTCTCACGAACCCGACCGTCTACGCGGACGGCGAGCCTGTCGAACTGCCGCGAGCGTAG